The window ATGTTAAGAGCACAACTAATTGATCACTGGTGAGATTAAAGTGAAATACTGTGTATGTAAATCAGAAGCAGATGGACAATAATGAAACATgagcaaaacttttaaaattgacATCTGAAATGTTGAATATAGTACTTATGCTGCCTTACATATATGATTAAATGGTTGCATTGTATTTACAGTTTTTTATACTTCCTACAAGTCAAGCAGACAGATGCATCATTTCATGTGTAGTGAAAAAGTTCTAGAGGGACTGTTAGTtcacataaaattaaatatgtaataaaGTGCTTGAGGAATGTATGAGATTTATGAATGTACCTTTTAACAATCACTGGattatttatgttaaaattagTTTAACGTAAAATTGGTTTGAAAGTTTTTGCTTTAGTCATAATTGGTGCTGAAAGCTGGACCCAAATGATATGGAAAATTTACATAAAATTGAGTTTTTATTGAAATTTGAAGTAGACGCTCACTTAAGATGACCACATTGGAGCTCTTCACAGAAATCATGATTACAAGACGTAACTATTCTAGAAGAATAATGTGTTTAATAGAATGCTGTGGGTTTGCACAGGAACAAAGCACAATTATTTAGTTCAATAgttcaaatacttttaaaggAATCCAAGTTTATACTTATATTGAAGTGCTGTAGTTCTTGCTAAAGAAACCTTGTGATACCCTAATTTGTTACTTCCTGCAATTTATCCTCGGATATAGTTACAACTTGTTTCTTTCTAGATCTTTATTGTGATAAATACAAATTCACACaagccaacaaaaaaaccccactcttaAGCAGCGTTTGAGTAGTATTTCAAAATTGTCTGATTTATCTAAATTGCTGTACTTGATTCAGTGCCACATGAACCTTTAGTGAGTTCCACAGTGGGCTTGTCAGTAAGCGTTGGGTTTCAGTGTAGAGCAGCTAAAGAGTTCATTACTACTGtgttaattatatttaatatacCATTtagtgctcttttttttctttattttttttttgattcctCTCCCTCAGGTAACACAGCAAGAcgtaaggaaagaaaatcctttgCAGTTCAAGTTCAGGGCCAAATTTTTTCCAGAGGATGTATCTGAAGAATTAATTCAGGAAATAACTCAGAGACTTTTCTTCCTGCAAGTCAAAGAAGCGATCTTAAATGATGAAATATATTGCCCACCAGAAACTGCAGTTCTTCTGGCTTCTTATGCTGTCCAGTCCAAGTATGGAGATTACAGTAAGGAGATACATAAACTAGGCTACCTAGCCAATGACAGACTTCTCCCTCAGCGGTGAGTGAGACTACAGATGTTTTACATCTGCTGCATATAAACTTGAACAGcacatttttcataattaaaatattaagtgaTAATGTGCATTTACTGGTAGTTTTCTTAAGAGTGCATGTTATGCTAGTCAAATTTAGAGATCCTAATTTAGACTCTAAATAACAAAGAAGCATCACAACCATGGGTTTCTTGAGACCTGTTTCCTGTCCTGTCCACAACCATCTGCACAGATTTAGTTGAACAAATGTCCAAAGTACTCCAAAATGATCTAATGTTCCTGGAAGCTTGCTTCTgctaaattaaaatcaaaataatataGAAGTCACTAAGATTCATTTGATGttcactccttttcttcagttcttgaTGTTTTTGCACACTTAAATGATGATAACTTCCTGAAAATAACTATAAAGTatattgtaaataaaatatattgcaaaaaATGCTAGCCTGGACAGAAAATTTAGAAACTAAATTGTTGCCATTGCTGTTGAGCATAAACTTTTTTTGAATCAGTGACTCATCTAGGTGATTAGGAAAACTAAACACCAAgattatatttctgtttctttacagaACTGAATCCATGCTCCTGGCATGTTTTGGCAGCAAGAGAAGCATTGCAGCAGAAATGTACAAAATTAGACAATTATGTTAGTGTAGATGAATCCATAGTGATGTATTGTGGGCAAATGTGTGTTTACTAAATATGTAAcattaatgcattttcaaataagTGAGAGCCATGGAATAAtttgatgtttctttaaaagtctcatgctttttctcttgggtttgaaaattaaaagtggAAACTCACTCATTAGTGTAACTAAGCTTGAGAATTTTCtagcaagtgaaaaaaaaacatttccaaggATTGTGGTAAAgtattgaaagaaatatttctgaaaatgtttcagatttttaGAAATCCTGGCGAAGAGTTTGGGTTTGGCTGTTTACTTCCTTCTTGTGACAGTAAAGTCTATACCTCTTTCTAGAAAAATACCCTTTGTTTGGAATGCAGGGAGATGTAGAACCAGTAGAACTGGTTCTAACTAACATCTCAGTAACATTACTGAATATGTTAGTTCACAAATCTTGGGTTTTGCTCAGTTATGATGACAGCCTGTGAATGCCGGAGTACTTGTGTACAACACAAATTCAAATACTTAAGATGCTCCTTTTCAGTAGACAAATGTTCAGATGGTCTCCCAGCATATGCTTTCAACCAGTCATGTGCACTCAGTGAGCACATAGCTTTTGTATTAATTCTAATACAATTATTCCTGGTTTGCCTCCTGTCACCAGGAGATTTGCCAGAAAACCATCAAGTACgtaattaaaaatacttcagaacaATATACAGTATAATGTCGGAAATACTTGTTTCCCGAAGTAGACTAGCTTTGAAAAGATCCACTGAAAAAGGTGAGAAAAGATTTGCAGTTCCAGTTATTTATAGTGTCTTAAAGTTCACCTGTCAAAACTACTGTGTATTTCTTAGCTCAGAACTATGAGCTGGGCCGCAACAAGGCATCAAGTCCTTGCTGAGTTACTCTGTTGGAATAGTCCTTGCATATCTGCTAGTAACGTTTTGTCAGTAGCATGCAAAGAGGGAATGGAGGGGACCAAATAATGAGATGGCTATTGCCAAAGACACTATAGCTTTAAGGATACCATAGAAACCCAGAATCATTTGCAGTTGGAAGGGGAGCTCTGATGATAATCTAGTCCAGTCCCCCTAGTCAGAGTAGAGTTACGTAGAGATGTGGCTcatgccccaagcctgtcagtatttgagaggcatttggacaaaaCCCTTAATAGCATGCTTTAACTTCTGGTCAACCCTGAACTGGTCAGGCAGTCGGACTAGGTAATTGTTGTGGACCCCTTCCAACTCAAATATTCTATTCTGattacagcaggttgctcaaggCCTTTTctagttgggttttgaatatttctaaGGATGGATGCTCTGcaacttctctggacaacctgttctaGTCTCTGACAACCTTTgcagtaaagaaataaaataaaaaatagtgttCAAGTATATTTCACTTGTGCCCATTGTCTTGTGTCTTTCAACTCAAATTCaaatcaaaaagaagaaagttcaAAGAATTTCTATAGAAGTAGAAATTTAACTTAATTTGGAAAGCCAAAGAAAGCACAAGACACTATGAGGGTGACTGAGTGCAGGCACAGGTTGCCTGGAAAGCTTATGGAGTCTCCCTCCTTAGAGGTGTTCAAAAACGGTCtagacatggtcctgggcaactggctataggtgaccctgcttgagcagaggggtgggcaagatgacctccagaggtcacttccaacctcaGCCGTTTTGTGGTTCTGTGAAGAAGAGCTTGGCAACagggcttttattttcagacGGACACTTCGCTGATGTAATCCTAGGATAGTGTATTTTGCAATATCCTGTTTTATCCTTAAATTTTTTGTTAGCTTTATGTTAttatggtgggttgaccctggttagaggccagatgcccaccacagctgctctgtcactccccccCTTCActaggcaggggagaaaaagtataatgaaaggcttgtgggtcgagataaggacagggagagaccactcactaattatcatcatgagcaaaacagactgaactgagagaggaaattcatctaatttattgccaagcaaaacagagtagagcaatgagaaataaaaccaaatcttaaaacacctctccccacccctcccatcttcccgggctcaacttcactcctggcttcaacctcctcccccctcagcagcacagggggatgggcaatgggggttacggtcagttcatcacacagtgtttctgccactccttcatcctcaggtggaggactcctctcatcattcccctgctccagcatggagtccctctcatgggagacagtccttcacgaacttctccaacatgagtccttcccacaggctacagtccttcacaaactgctccagcatgggtcccttccacagggtgcagaccttcaggagcaaactgctccagcgtgggtcccccacggggtcacaagtcctgccagcaaacctgctctggcatgggctcctctctccacgggaccacaggtcctgcctggagcttgctccagtgtgggcttcccatggggtcacagcctccttcaggtgtctccacctgctccagtgaggggtcctccacaggctgcaggtggaatctctacaccccctcatccttcctccatgggctgcagggggacagcctgcttcaccatggtcttctccaggggctgcagggggatctctgctctggtgtctggagtacctcctccccctccttctgcactgaccttggtgtctgcagagtttcttacatcttctcattcctctctccagctgcaaaagctctccctaacttgtttttttcctccttaaatatgttatcacagaggtgctgattggtttggccttggccagaggcAGGTCtgcttggagctggctggcactggctccatcagacacaggggaagcttctagcagcttctcacagaagccacccctgtagccccctctgctaccaaaaccttgccacgctAACCCAATGAAGTTATACTGCTATGAAAGCTTTTGAACATTTTGTGAATATCTGCTGAAGGAGTAGAAGAAACAATGATGGAAAGCAGCTTACAATGTAAATATCACAATGTTAAAAAATCAGGCCTGatttaattacagaaattctttaataaattaaCATTGTCCTAGGAGgcttggaattatttttttttatgtagtaGAAACTGATAAAGGACTGCTAGGATGCTTTTGGATTATTACAGCCGAAGCAGGCTGTTCTTTGCACATTCTGTAACAGGCTTCTGTAAGTATTATATTTAGGGCTTATGCTTGTAATCAAGGCtaaagatgagaaaacaaacaaagaaaaaggatgtCTTGTCATTACATGTTCTTGTATCATTTAGCTATGAACACATCAGCTTTGTGCAGCTGCAAAAACTAAAACCTCTGCCTCAGTTTTGAGGAGGAAAGCCTGTTGATACGGATGCACACTAAGCAAATCAAAATATGATATGGCTACCACTGAAAAGCACGCTTCATTAGGTATGGGACAGCGTAGCAAATTGGGTGACAGAAAGAACCTATAACAGAAGAAGCACGGCATTGATATCTTCTGCACCACTCCGTCTATTCCTTATTGTATTTTGCTAAAAATGTAGGGAAAAGTAGTAAATCTTCCCTGagtaaagagaaaggaaggaaagcaactGTTCTGACTTCTTTAATAAGATTATCTTGtgatatatcttttttttttaagttgtcctttaattatttaaaataatttctctagGAATGCTTGAAGTGCTAGTTGCATGGAATAAAAGCATAATAAAGTTATCATATGCAATTGCTTTCTTACCGCAGTACTACATTGAAAGCTCTAATAGGTCACAATATAATTCCATCATAGCAGCCTGCTATAGATAAACCTCAAATAGTTTTCTGAAACTGCTTCACTGTtgattttacttattttaaaaaaacaacaaacccacccAACAAACCAGTCTGCTAACTTGTCTTAATGTGttagttttttctttcaaacgACAGCAGAATGAAACCTTGAGTGTACCTGTACATACCTAGAGATAAATTTGCAGCATTGTCATATGAGGATTTTATAGGTCTGCATTTTCAGGTGTGCCAAACATTTATGACTTTACTGAAAGCTGAGATATGCCATGGTGTGACTTATAAATATACAAAGAGTATAGACTGCCATGAAAAAGGAAGTGATTTCatactattttaaaagtgtaattgTTGAAATACCAAGTTTCTATGTTTGGGTTAAAAAGATGAGCAGTGTATAGGAAGTCATGTTTAAGTTTATTCAGTTAAAGCATATGTTATTCTGCATAACCAAACTTATTTTTGTAACTTTAAGAGGCTAAATGGATTGTTGGTGTCATTTAATAGCAACAACTTCTATTCACAGTGTGTTAGAACAGCACAAACTGACAAAAGAACAGTGGGAAGAAAGAATACAGAACTGGCATGAAGAGCACAGGGGAATGTTAAGgtaattatgtttaaaaagttCCAAGACCTTTAAGGTGTGTTTTATTATTAGGATGTATTTTGGGAGGCAGCATATTTGTTTGGAAACTGCTTACTTCCGATCAGGGTAGGCAGTTATCAAAAACTTCCATGACAGCTTCAGTGAGGGTTGAGTTTCCAGTTAGGCTATTGGCTTACCTACATGATTTCTGGAAGGTTGTCAACTGCCTTTGTCCACAGTTGCCTGCCTCtagaatatatttattatttccttaGCTCACGGGGTGAAAAGACAAAGTGCGATGCTTGTACTGTACTTGGGTATTAGGGTCTAGAGCTCTACAAGTATCTGAGTCAACATACATGTgaatttcagagagagatttaaTTCCGAACTAAATTTTATACTAATTAGTTATTCTGCAATCCCTTATTCTTAcaatgttttggtttgtctACActatgccattttttttcttctttcatcagGGAAGATTCTATGATGGAATACCTTAAGATAGCACAAGACTTGGAAATGTATGGAGTCaactattttgaaataaagaacaaaaaaggaacTGAATTGTGGCTAGGAGTTGATGCTTTGGGCTTGAATATTTATGAACATGATGATAAGTAAGTAGCTAATactcattttgcatttctgtcctAGGAGATCATATCTGAGATTATACAAACCCCATCTTATTGTCTGTTCAATAACATCTAGTAAAACAGGTTCTCAAGACCTTCTAATCTATGTAAAAgatagaaaaagagagagacgTTAACTGCCagaatatttgaattttaaagattaaatagGAAtgcaaaagaagggaaaggaagagcagTTCTCTGGAAACTTAAATTTGTTGCTTAATATGGATGTATAACTAGACTATCTTCATATGGTTTCTTTCTGTACTTTTCACTCCCTCAAGACTTCCCCTTCAGTCAGGATGAAGACGACATTGAGAAGTTGAGCAACTTATTTaatgagaaacattttgtaAGAGCAGTGTCTAGGATTATAGCTCTTAGAGGATGAAAAACTTTGGTATCTAAAAGTGAAACCTTTTGGACATCAAAGAAAATAGATGAATCTTGTGTCCTGATAGAGATCAAATATTCTGTCATACTTGAAGAGGGATAAAGCTGAAATGTTCAAAATGTGAAgaatcagaaaacagaacagactTATTCTTGTGTTTCTTTCCAAACCACTTGTTAGTAGTATCTGATGTCAACAGTCCTTTCATAGTGATTTGAAGTTAAACATGATGTGTCAAACACCAGATAACAGCTGTCAACTGAACTGAAACTTAATGCTCTTTGATGTATATACTCTAACAAAATTCTGTAAGCCTTAATTGCCATTAGATGGCAATATAACtcctgaaagaaggaaatattcgTAAAATGTTCAGATCGGATTGAATGATCAACCAATCTTTGGTATTCTTTAACTCCTGATAGTTAGcaattaaatacttaaatattttctaatgcCTGTAATTAAGATCATATGAATCGTAAAAACTTTCTGTgcttatggaaaaaatatttacaattatGCAGTTGGTGCATAACATTGCAATGGTTctaaactgaatttattttacttaagaTGCAAGGGAAGTAAATTTACGTTGAACTTTGGAAATGTAAGAACACCTGTCTTACATCTGATTTAAACCGAAGTACAGCATTGCTGAAggctaatttaatttctgtctttgaaatgtcaggcttttctcaaatttaaatagttattcttttcactgaaaataaaattatcaataGCTTATAAAGAATCAGTATATGATTGTGATGTTTAGCATCTATTTAATGGTAGCAGAATAAGTCACAAATAGAAATTCCTTCTGTTACAGTGCCATATAATTTATTCATTATGTAATTCATTCATTTGATGGAATAACGTGTTAAAAAAAGTCTACCAAAATATGCTCAAACTGTTGTTATGTTTTGTAAATGTAGCTAAGCGTGATAGCGAAAACGGTATGGTGTTAAGACTTAATggacataaataaaatacacatcTTTGTTGCTTCTAATGAGaactttttctctttgaaggCTGACACCCAAGATTGGTTTTCCTTGGAGTGAAATAAGAAACATCTCTTTTAACGACAAAAAATTTGTCATAAAGCCAATTGACAAAAAGGCCCCTGTAAGTAGTGTGTAGAATAGTCTGCCTTTGTATATGAAGAGATTTAAGCCTGCAGGGACGTGCTCTGGGATTATGGCATGAGTAAATATTTTGTGacatttattattcttattGGTAGAATAGTCAGTAATCAAAAggaaattttgattttgaaatatggtgtgtttattttctctctgttcatTCTGATTGATACtcttaagactttttttcttcttcttttttttttttttaatttgagtcAACTAATATTTTGTGATGTGTTGAAAAGCCACAGTGTAAGATGCTAGATTCtttgcccccccaccccccgtttttctgtggattttttggggtggttttttttgttgttgttattacagCAGCAAATTTCATGAGACTTTCTAGGTCAAAACTCTTCAGTTAACTAATTTATTGAAATAGAGTAGAGAACAGTCTCActtttttagaaatttaaacaaataatttcttgtaAAATAGCTAACTTCTACATGGAGGAGTCCAGGTGTAATTATGAATTTATCTTGCAAATTCCTGACAGTAACTAGATTTATAGATTATGGTGTTGGATCACTCAGAGAATGAACGTCAAAATACTTGTAAgtttaaatttaagaaatgcAAGCATGCAGCAATGCTTTGAGTTGTCACAACTATATTTTTAGATTAATGGATatactgcaattatttttgctaggattttgttttttatgCACCCCGTCTGAGAATTAACAAGCGAATTTTGGCACTGTGTATGGGAAATCATGAATTGTACATGAGAAGGAGGAAACCTGATACAATTGAAGTGCAACAGATGAAGGCCCAAGCTAGAGAGGAGAAACATCAGAAACAATTGGAAAGGTAATTAACAAACttccatgaaacagaaaaaaattcttctacCCTTTTAAGAAAACTAAGTCATAGAATATCAGACATCTTAGCATTCTAGAAAAGagagagctgcttttctttctgtaatatgCAAGCAGGTTTGTGGATTGGCATGGCTCACCTGTCTTAAGAGAAAGCCGTATCTTTTTTGAGCTTTCAGCATAGTAATAGTAGCTGTACTGTTGTTTCTCTTTATGTTTTTGTGAAACAGTCTTAACTCTCTATTGCTTGATCCTTAGGGGCTTTTGTACTCTACAGGTGAACCTTTAAAGCAAGTTCAGTGAAGAATGTCACGGCTTAccttttgtatatttaaaaaaataccttgcCATTTCTAGCCCAGATAAAGCATCAGCCATGTCTAAAATGCAGGTATAATTATGGATTTACCTGATTGAACCATAACCAAGGTTGCTAATCAGTTCTGTTCAtaaactgtttttctgcatagtattttgaaacagaaacttGGTTCTTGCATTGTAAACTGagtttgaaacatttaaaattatgtgcTTCTCTGCTAGCTGAGTAAACTGAAAAATAGGCTACCAGCATCCTTAGAGTAGAATTGAATCTGAGgtttaaaaagccttttactatttttttcagggCACAattagaaaatgagaagaagaaaagggagatagcagaaaaggaaaaggaaagaatagagcgtgaaaaggaagaattaatGGAACGCTTAAGACAAATTGAGGAACAAACAATGAAAGCTCAGAAAGGTGAGCTCTTACTGATCCTGGATTTCTTATATCTGATGACAACGTTTAGTTCAGTTGAGTAGTTAGTTCCACAATTCTCTTGgtatgtgtggggttttttgttttgttggagtttttttatttattttactaataACATCAAGAATTTATTggtatattattttatttaagagatattatttttcaatgttaAGAGTTAAAAGAtggtgtgtgtgcatatgtacgTATATTTGTCATATAAAGCCAATTACTAGTGTAGCAAGTCtcaattttctttaataaagagaaaattcatGTGTACACAGTTCAGCTCAGAATTACAAAATGCTTGAAGTGCTGAAAACCTGGAGTTGGAGAGAGCAGGAAAATTAGATAGGAAGATTCAAAGTCCTTCCTCTGGGATTTTATTGAATTTAgcttttcatttggaaattcTTTGTTCCCTTATTTTCCTATTCCCTTGTAAGATTTGAGAATTGTAGAATTAAAATCCTGTCAGAATTCAGTGAATAAACATAGTTTCACCAATCAGTTCTTTGTGTTGAATCACCTTGTAGAGTCCCTGCCTCCACTACTTCCCAGTCCCTCCTcttcatgctcttttttttgcctCGGGTTTGGGTCACATTCATAAaagtttttattcctttcttctgttcatAACTGTTGGCTTCAGGCACGATAGAGAGCATCACTGACTAAATCTATCATTAATCTATCagcaaataaattatatatgcCTGGCACTGTTCTCCAGCTCTACCCCCctatatttttcagtctttcaatGCAGAACAGGTTGGACACATCCAGACAGGTAACACATGAACTGTGCTTTGGAATTGTTTGAGAGCGCTATTTAGCCCAGGAAAAAAGTGTCTGGgtgattttaaagatttaacaATGTACACTTTTTCATAACTTTTGTAAGCAATATAGCCTAATTTCTGATGCACTACATAATGTTTATGTGTTGCTGGTCTCCTTAGCCTTCTATTCACATCTGGAAAAGTGTTTATATAAATGGTGTCTGTATTCTGTTATTGACTTGTTAGTTAAGTGTTCCGCATCTTCACGGGAATATTTTGAGTAgtgtgtttaaatatttatgcattttatttaagtaCTGCATTTGTACAACTCCCCATACTTCGTGctgttcatttcattttataactGAAGTAGTAGACCTGGGAAACCAACTGAAGAATATTGATTACATGAGACCTACTTAAAACTACAAGTGCAAAGATTAAGCAAGTGTGTGTCAGCATACCTGGGGAGATGGTTTTTTAGTATTAAAGCATGTGGTGAAGGGTAAATGGATTGTTTTAATAACTGAGCAGTTGTTTAGGTTTTCTGGTGAAGGAATCTATGGCAGCAATGCCTAGACAAAAGCATAGTGGAAAATTTATCAGTAGAACCAGCAAGGAGCTTCAGAAAGACTCTCTTTATAGTTGCTTCATTTTGCGCATCAGAGGAGTGTAGTTTGCCTGTGCACATCTTACCTTGCAGTATGGGTAGATTATTATTCCTTCCTGTTTCACTCATATCAGACTTCTACCCTTTAGATTGCAATGTTTTGCTAACTATTATCTGTCCCTcgattttaaaattttcctttttggctCTGTTCTATGGAGAATTTTTCTCACTCTTCCAATGGGTCTTAGGTCATTTTGCTAGAGGCACATGTCTTAATTGTCTGTTGCAATTAAGGAATCTTTGTCAGGTAGTTCAATTGAGTAGAAGagtttttggcttttttaccGTAAGAGAGTATGATTTAATTTATGTAACATCTCTTCAGTAGTAAAAGTGAGGGTGTATGTGCatgtttatgtatgtatatttagGTGTTTAGTTTTATCAGTGAGGTGAtcattttctgaaacactggGCTGTCAGAACGGTCAGGTGAGGTGAAGTCTTTCCAAAGTATGTCTTGAAGGTGGGGGGAAATCAGACACAGAGCATAGCTTCAGGTAACGCACTCAACAGCTGCTCTTGGCTGGAGGCAGCCTTGCAAATTTTTTGTCAGCTTTCTGGGTTACTTTATTTTGAGCATGTTACAGCTGTTATCTGTGTTATGTATGAGGAAGAGTTTTAGGTAACGATATCTTGTCTGCAAACTTTCCTTTTGGCAGAGCTAGAGGAACAGACTAGAAGAGCTCTAGAGCTGGATCAAGAACGAAAGCGTGCAAAGGAGGAAGCAGAGCGCCTGGAAAAAGAGCGTCGAGCAGCTGAAGAAGCTAAAGCTGCTCTAGCCAAGCAGGCAGCTGATCAAATGAAGAACCAGGAGCAGCTAGTAAGAAGCTTTAACcctattttgaaacaaattgaCAAAGATAGCTGAAAATTTAGCCTTTTTTCTCAGTTATATCTATCTTGTCAAATGGACAAGTACTTTGAAACATAGATAAAAGCATGTGAAATAACATTACAGATTGTCgtgggaactttttttttagaaaactgcATTAAATTTGCCACtgcttgcaagaaaaaaaaaaccaactctggggctgcaggaaaTTAAATGATGAAGTAGACacttcaaactgaaaacaccCACTACATTCTCTTTCTAATAGTCAGGCTTATCCAGCTGAGAACAAGAGTAGCTTCCTTCTGCAGTCCACTGGGAAGCCTGTTCTCTGAAGCAGGTCTGGTCTGAAGTATGGTGGTGGGGATTTGGTGACACTGTGgagtttttttgtgtttgggtttgg of the Grus americana isolate bGruAme1 chromosome 1, bGruAme1.mat, whole genome shotgun sequence genome contains:
- the RDX gene encoding radixin isoform X1, translating into MPKPINVRVTTMDAELEFAIQPNTTGKQLFDQVVKTVGLREVWFFGLQYVDSKGYSTWLKLNKKVTQQDVRKENPLQFKFRAKFFPEDVSEELIQEITQRLFFLQVKEAILNDEIYCPPETAVLLASYAVQSKYGDYSKEIHKLGYLANDRLLPQRTESMLLACFGSKRSIAAEIVLEQHKLTKEQWEERIQNWHEEHRGMLREDSMMEYLKIAQDLEMYGVNYFEIKNKKGTELWLGVDALGLNIYEHDDKLTPKIGFPWSEIRNISFNDKKFVIKPIDKKAPDFVFYAPRLRINKRILALCMGNHELYMRRRKPDTIEVQQMKAQAREEKHQKQLERAQLENEKKKREIAEKEKERIEREKEELMERLRQIEEQTMKAQKELEEQTRRALELDQERKRAKEEAERLEKERRAAEEAKAALAKQAADQMKNQEQLAAELAEFTAKIALLEEAKKKKEEEASEWQHKAFAAQEDLEKTKEELKSVMSAPPPPPPPPVIPPTENEHDEHDENNAEASAELSSDGVMNHRSEEERVTETQKNERVKKQLQALSSELAQARDETKKTQNDVLHAENVKAGRDKYKTLRQIRQGNTKQRIDEFEAM
- the RDX gene encoding radixin isoform X2; this translates as MPKPINVRVTTMDAELEFAIQPNTTGKQLFDQVVKTVGLREVWFFGLQYVDSKGYSTWLKLNKKVTQQDVRKENPLQFKFRAKFFPEDVSEELIQEITQRLFFLQVKEAILNDEIYCPPETAVLLASYAVQSKYGDYSKEIHKLGYLANDRLLPQRVLEQHKLTKEQWEERIQNWHEEHRGMLREDSMMEYLKIAQDLEMYGVNYFEIKNKKGTELWLGVDALGLNIYEHDDKLTPKIGFPWSEIRNISFNDKKFVIKPIDKKAPDFVFYAPRLRINKRILALCMGNHELYMRRRKPDTIEVQQMKAQAREEKHQKQLERAQLENEKKKREIAEKEKERIEREKEELMERLRQIEEQTMKAQKELEEQTRRALELDQERKRAKEEAERLEKERRAAEEAKAALAKQAADQMKNQEQLAAELAEFTAKIALLEEAKKKKEEEASEWQHKAFAAQEDLEKTKEELKSVMSAPPPPPPPPVIPPTENEHDEHDENNAEASAELSSDGVMNHRSEEERVTETQKNERVKKQLQALSSELAQARDETKKTQNDVLHAENVKAGRDKYKTLRQIRQGNTKQRIDEFEAM
- the RDX gene encoding radixin isoform X3 — protein: MLLACFGSKRSIAAEIVLEQHKLTKEQWEERIQNWHEEHRGMLREDSMMEYLKIAQDLEMYGVNYFEIKNKKGTELWLGVDALGLNIYEHDDKLTPKIGFPWSEIRNISFNDKKFVIKPIDKKAPDFVFYAPRLRINKRILALCMGNHELYMRRRKPDTIEVQQMKAQAREEKHQKQLERAQLENEKKKREIAEKEKERIEREKEELMERLRQIEEQTMKAQKELEEQTRRALELDQERKRAKEEAERLEKERRAAEEAKAALAKQAADQMKNQEQLAAELAEFTAKIALLEEAKKKKEEEASEWQHKAFAAQEDLEKTKEELKSVMSAPPPPPPPPVIPPTENEHDEHDENNAEASAELSSDGVMNHRSEEERVTETQKNERVKKQLQALSSELAQARDETKKTQNDVLHAENVKAGRDKYKTLRQIRQGNTKQRIDEFEAM